The sequence AGCAAAAGGACATTATGCTGAAATGTATCGCAACACCAAAACAAGAAAAGATTCAATTATTTTAACAAAAAGAGCCGTTGTAATTACAAAAATGGAAAACGATTCTTTATATATGCACGGAAAAAAAATACTTGTAACTGGTCCTCCAGAAGATCGAGTTATTAAAGCCTTCAATAATGTGCGTTTCTATAAAACAGACATGAGTGGAAAATGCGATTCTATCCATTCAAGTAATAAAACTGGTATAACCCAATTAATAGGAAGACCTGTTCTTTGGAACAACGACAATCAAATGACAGGAGACGTTATGCATTTAATTGGTAATAATGAAACAGAAAAACTAGATTCCTTAAAAGTATTAAACAACGCACTTATTGTTCAAAAAGACACATTAAGTAAAAACGGATACAATCAAATAAAAGGACAGTATCTTTTTGGTAAATTTAAAGACAACAAGCTAAGTGAAGTTGATGTAGTTAAAAATGCAGAAGTCATATATTATATGTATAACGACGAAAACGAACTTGTTGGAATAGATAAAAAAGTTTGTAGCAGTATGAATTTTGAATTTGAAGACAATCAAATTGTTTCACAAACTGCCTACAACCAAGTTGAAGCCAGTACCTATCCTGAATCTGAATTTCCTGAGAATGCACGGAAATTAAAAGGTTTTATTTGGAGAGGAGACGAGCGCATAAAATCTAAAGATGATATTTTTCCTGAAGAAGAGAACATTCTACATGAAAAAATTCTAATGGAAAGCAAAAAGAAATCTATTGAAGAAGATACTCCAATGGAAACTCTAAAAGAGACATTAGAATATGACAAAAAAAATCCGAAGCCAAAAGAAAATAAGAAAAAGTAACTTATAAAGAGCTATTAACAATAAATACAAACTCTATAAATCAACAATTAAAAATGATTGAAGATTTTTTCAAATACCAAGCACAAACTTCACCACATCCTTTAGCAATGGAAATTTCTCATGCTGAAGGAAATTACATATACGACACTAATGGAAAAGCCTACCTAGATTTTGTTGCAGGAGTTTCTGCTAATACATTAGGCCATCAACCCAAAAGAGTAAATAATGCCATAAAAGCACAATTAGATAAATATTCTCATGTAATGGTCTATGGTGAGTACGCACAAAAACCTTCCGTTGAATTTTGTAAATTACTCGCTTCACTCCTACCTGAAAGCCTAAGTAAAACTTATTTAGTCAACTCTGGAACAGAAGCAATTGAAGGTGCATTAAAACTGGCACGACGCGTTACAGGCAGAAGTCAATTAATTTCATGTCATAATGCCTATCATGGAAATACTATGGGAAGTATGAGTGTAATGGGGTTTGAAGAACGCAAACAAGTTTTCAGACCTTTAATACCTGATGTTGATTTTATCACATTCAATAACGAAGCAGATCTTGAAAAAATAACCACAAAAACAGCTGGAATTATTTTAGAAACTATACAAGGTGGTGCGGGTTTCATTCAGCCTGAAAACGATTTCTTACTTAAAGTACGAAAACGCTGTGATGAAGTTGGTGCACTACTGATATTAGACGAAATTCAACCTGGATTTGGAAGAACTGGAAAACTATTTGGTTTTCAAAACTATAATATGATTCCAGATGTAGTGGTTATGGGAAAAGGAATGGCCAGTGGAATGCCTGTTGGAGCGTTCTCTGCTTCTGCAAAAATGATGGATTTATTGAGTCACGATCCAAAATTAGGACACATCACAACCTTTGGAGGACATCCGGTAATCGCTGCAGCAGCTTTAGCAACTTTACAAGAAATTACAGAAACCAATTTAATAGAACAAACACTAGAAAAAGAAAAACTTTTTAGAGAATTACTACAACATCCTTTAATTTCTGAAATTCGAGGAAAAGGTTTAATGCTAGCGGTTATGACAGAAAGTCCTGAAATAACAAATCAAGTCATTTTAGAGTGTCACAAAAGAGGAGTCATTCTTTTTTGGTTATTGTTTGAAGGTAAGGCAATACGCATAACACCTCCTTTAACAATTTCAAAAGACGAAATTAAAAAAGGTTGTGGCATTATTCTTGACGTATTGGATTCAATAAAGAATTAAAAATCAAAATATTAGGCCATATCCTATAAAATTACTACCTTAACTATAGCAAAGATGTATAACTGTTAATTAAATTGTTTAAAACAATTCATACAGAAATGAGATAGTTCGGATAAAATGTTTAATTTTAATAAAGGACAAAACCATAAAATTATTGCTATGAGATTGAGTCACGATGAAGAAGAAAATAACCTATCCTTATCAAAGTTCGAGTCAATGTTAAAAACAAATAAAGTTTTTTTCTTTGATTCTGAAGAGTTTGAAGACATTATTCTTCATTATATGGATACTGGAAGAATGAATTTAGCTAAAAAAGCATTAAAGCTTAGTTTAGAGCAACATCCAAAATCTACTGGATTAAGATTAGTTCAAGTAGAAATGTTAATCTATGAAGACCGATTAGAAGTCGCTCAAAAACTACTTAATGACCTCTATGCTATAGAGCCAACGAATGAAGAAATATACATTCAACAGGCAAACATTTACTCTAAAAAAGACCAGCACGAAAAAGCTATAGAATCGCTAAAAATAGCTCTAGAATATACCGACGATTTTATAGATGTATATTCTATGATTGGAATGGAATATTTATTCATGGATAATCTCGAAAAAGCTAAAGAATTTTTCATAAAATGTCTTGATGAAGATACTATGGATTATTCTGCTCTTTATAATGTTATTTATTGTTTTGACTTTTTGGATCAAAACAATGAAGCAATAGCATATTTAGAGAAATTCATAGATAACAATCCATATAGCGAAGTTGCTTGGCATCAATTAGGGAGACAATTTTATGCGCTAAGAAACTACGAAAAAGCAGTTTGGGCTTTTGATTATGCTACAATTATCGATGAGAATTTCCTTGGTGCTTATCTCGAAAAAGCAAAAGGCTTAGAGAAATTAAAAAAGTATAAAGAAGCGATAGAATGCTATAATATCACAATGGAACTAGACGATCCAACCTCTTTTGCCCTGCTAAGAATTGGAAAATGTCATGAAAAATTAAACCAAAAAGATTTAGCAATAAAATTCTATTTAAGAACAGTACATGAAGACCCTTTATTAGACAAAGCATGGATTGCAATTACAGACTTCTACATTCGTCAGAAAAACTTCCAAAAAGCAATCTACTATGTTAACAAAGCGATAGCAATAGATGGAGACAATAGTTTATATTGGAAACGATTTGCTGCAATTAATCAAGGAATGCAGTTCTATGAAGAAGCAGAATTAGGCTATAGAAAAGCTTTTGAAGCAGGAGATATTAACCTTGATACTTTTGTTTTATGGACAAATATGCTTCAAGAATTGGGAGAATATGAAAATGCTATTGAAATATTACTTCAAGCAACAGAAGTATTCCCAGAAGAATATGAAATTGAATATCGATTAGCTGGTTTGTATTATTTAATATCAGATACTAAAAAAGGAAATTTCCATCTTAATAATGGACTACGATTGAATTTCAGAAATCATACTATGATTGAAGAAATTTTCCCTATAATGTGGAAGAAAAAAAGAGTACAAAACATCATTGAAAAATACAGAGAATAATAAAAAGTTTCTATAAATTTGTCATTCAGAATTTGATTTTAAATTCTGAATGACATTATTTTACAACCATGAGAAAACTTTTCCCCGATTATTTATTAATTACTTTAAAAGGAATCGCAATGGGAGCAGCAGATGTTGTTCCTGGAGTTTCTGGAGGAACAATTGCTTTTATCTCTGGTATTTATCAAGAACTTATAGATAGTATTAATAGTATCAATTATTCTGCTATAAAAAATGTTAGAAAAAAAGGAATAAAAGAAACTTGGAACTCCATAAATGGAAATTTCCTTATTTCGCTTGTATTGGGAATAGCATTGAGTGTTTTAACTTTTTCAAAAATAATCACACATTTATTAGAATCAAAACCCATTTTAGTTTGGTCCTTCTTTTTTGGACTTGTTCTTGCAAGTATCGCTTTCATTTGGAAAGAAATTACACAATGGAGCATTAAAACTTATATTGCATTAATAATAGGAGTTGTAATTTCATACTACATAACTATTGCAAAACCCGCTGAATCACCTGAAAGCCTTCCTTACTTGTTTCTATCTGGTTTTCTTGCAATTATTGCAATGATTTTACCTGGTGTTTCTGGAGCTTTTATTCTGTTATTAATGGGTTCCTATCAAACAGTGATTGGTACAATTAATCAATTTAGAGAAGGGCTAACTTCTCTAAATTTTGAAATTATAGGTCAAGCGATGGTGAAACTCATGACATTCGCATTAGGTGCAATTATTGGTTTAAAACTGTTCTCTAAAATACTAA is a genomic window of Flavobacterium jumunjinense containing:
- a CDS encoding DUF368 domain-containing protein — encoded protein: MRKLFPDYLLITLKGIAMGAADVVPGVSGGTIAFISGIYQELIDSINSINYSAIKNVRKKGIKETWNSINGNFLISLVLGIALSVLTFSKIITHLLESKPILVWSFFFGLVLASIAFIWKEITQWSIKTYIALIIGVVISYYITIAKPAESPESLPYLFLSGFLAIIAMILPGVSGAFILLLMGSYQTVIGTINQFREGLTSLNFEIIGQAMVKLMTFALGAIIGLKLFSKILTWMFANHKNSTLAVLIGFMIGSLNKIWPWKEVLETRVNSHGEIVPFLEKSILPQNFNGDPQILTAIIMLVFGFVLIFGLEKIANRLGKN
- a CDS encoding tetratricopeptide repeat protein produces the protein MRLSHDEEENNLSLSKFESMLKTNKVFFFDSEEFEDIILHYMDTGRMNLAKKALKLSLEQHPKSTGLRLVQVEMLIYEDRLEVAQKLLNDLYAIEPTNEEIYIQQANIYSKKDQHEKAIESLKIALEYTDDFIDVYSMIGMEYLFMDNLEKAKEFFIKCLDEDTMDYSALYNVIYCFDFLDQNNEAIAYLEKFIDNNPYSEVAWHQLGRQFYALRNYEKAVWAFDYATIIDENFLGAYLEKAKGLEKLKKYKEAIECYNITMELDDPTSFALLRIGKCHEKLNQKDLAIKFYLRTVHEDPLLDKAWIAITDFYIRQKNFQKAIYYVNKAIAIDGDNSLYWKRFAAINQGMQFYEEAELGYRKAFEAGDINLDTFVLWTNMLQELGEYENAIEILLQATEVFPEEYEIEYRLAGLYYLISDTKKGNFHLNNGLRLNFRNHTMIEEIFPIMWKKKRVQNIIEKYRE
- a CDS encoding aspartate aminotransferase family protein → MIEDFFKYQAQTSPHPLAMEISHAEGNYIYDTNGKAYLDFVAGVSANTLGHQPKRVNNAIKAQLDKYSHVMVYGEYAQKPSVEFCKLLASLLPESLSKTYLVNSGTEAIEGALKLARRVTGRSQLISCHNAYHGNTMGSMSVMGFEERKQVFRPLIPDVDFITFNNEADLEKITTKTAGIILETIQGGAGFIQPENDFLLKVRKRCDEVGALLILDEIQPGFGRTGKLFGFQNYNMIPDVVVMGKGMASGMPVGAFSASAKMMDLLSHDPKLGHITTFGGHPVIAAAALATLQEITETNLIEQTLEKEKLFRELLQHPLISEIRGKGLMLAVMTESPEITNQVILECHKRGVILFWLLFEGKAIRITPPLTISKDEIKKGCGIILDVLDSIKN
- a CDS encoding OstA-like protein, translated to MKKIAHYIICFLLFGALTNAQEKGKKKDLGTKEQTKKIIIEHSDFIDMNQYEIPGATVFTGNVRVLHNGTKINCNKAYYFTDENYVKAFGNVQINQGDSITMNSRYAEYDGVDEFAFATGEVFLRSPESTLTTDTIFFDKKNQVAYYNSQGTIVNKENTLKSNSGRYFINSKKYQFTSAVTVTNPKSTIKTNHLDYYENSGHAYVFGSSTITSNDNVIYTENGFYDTKNDVGKLKKNSKISYNNKIIEGDDLYYDQKRNFSKGINNVKITDTVNNMVAKGHYAEMYRNTKTRKDSIILTKRAVVITKMENDSLYMHGKKILVTGPPEDRVIKAFNNVRFYKTDMSGKCDSIHSSNKTGITQLIGRPVLWNNDNQMTGDVMHLIGNNETEKLDSLKVLNNALIVQKDTLSKNGYNQIKGQYLFGKFKDNKLSEVDVVKNAEVIYYMYNDENELVGIDKKVCSSMNFEFEDNQIVSQTAYNQVEASTYPESEFPENARKLKGFIWRGDERIKSKDDIFPEEENILHEKILMESKKKSIEEDTPMETLKETLEYDKKNPKPKENKKK